Proteins from one Malaya genurostris strain Urasoe2022 chromosome 2, Malgen_1.1, whole genome shotgun sequence genomic window:
- the LOC131430252 gene encoding uncharacterized protein LOC131430252, whose protein sequence is MQPDDLSMPRGDNRIKQKLNLHVKKRLQETRKFTQISSDLICPPVGSTRGAPTGSKTKKLKTKHSSTSSTVVCSTAPSIVNAGSSKLSTTAELLLSPGATTGGNSNDATNSSFNSVDLDPDANCSNDGQERADKNGGGNRSAPKLDIFTLILNEKKNSLMRDPEVAKLLEEIMNKRNKN, encoded by the coding sequence ATGCAGCCAGACGATCTATCGATGCCGCGCGGTGATAATAGAATAAAACAAAAGTTGAATCTACACGTAAAAAAACGCTTACAAGAGACGAGAAAGTTTACACAAATTTCATCGGACCTAATATGCCCACCGGTTGGATCGACCCGCGGGGCACCTACAGGGTCAAAGACTAAAAAGCTAAAGACTAAACACTCGTCCACCTCATCAACGGTAGTCTGCTCAACTGCACCTTCAATAGTGAACGCCGGCAGTAGTAAACTTTCCACCACGGCAGAGCTGTTACTTTCACCAGGGGCGACAACCGGTGGTAACAGCAACGATGCCACAAACAGTAGCTTCAATTCGGTTGACTTGGATCCGGATGCGAACTGTTCCAACGATGGACAGGAACGAGCCGATAAAAATGGCGGTGGCAACAGATCAGCACCAAAGCTGGACATTTTTACGTTGATTCtgaatgaaaagaaaaattctttaATGCGTGATCCGGAGGTTGCCAAGTTATTGGAGGAAATTATgaataaaagaaataaaaattaa
- the LOC131430253 gene encoding protein SAND, translated as MSEQQPDMGDSDRCEPGSCQESMLITTDMIEEFSQEISISLVQENIDKNGIDTTANTKPGAEENESTKGSITKIQDGLQVDKDGSDGTMSKSSSFSSAKSRDMTASCTSLADEGTSGNQAGPVQPGSDSAEIDDYLHDSTFLNKKRHVFILSSAGKPIYSMHGNEDKLATLFGVMQALVSFVQSNNDSIKSIHAMGVRFVFLVKSPLILVAISRTTHSVQQIQLQLTDVYNQILSTLTLSHMQKTFERRKNFDLRRLLAGSERLIDHLLVNDKCDHRLVSNNPFSFMTHSVRILPLQSNVRETIIGAIQNNCAKIKNLVFAVLIANNKLIALVRMKKYFIHPADLRLIFNLIECSESFKSAESWTPICLPKFDSSGFLHAHVSYLAEDCQACLLLLSIERDVFFVLSEAKRKITEKLRRSNCLEAINEAMNNKGIKLQSIGIPEIRHFIYKSKSNAQLLCSELTVPYSSIDQFKRLEGMYFELHHRIHNSERPVRLIYQLQEKEILLAWVTQAYELFAAFEPVVHRNDVINLVNKLLKWIKKEENNLFILSAPTF; from the exons ATGAGTGAACAGCAGCCCGATATGGGCGATTCAGATCGCTGTGAGCCCGGAAGCTGTCAAGAAAGTATGCTTATTACTACTGATATGATCGAAGAGTTCTCGCAAGAAATCAGTATCAGTCTAGTGCAGgaaaatatagataaaaatggcATTGACACAACCGCGAATACGAAACCCGGAGCTGAAGAAAATGAATCAACTAAGGGAAGCATAACGAAGATTCAGGATGGACTGCAGGTTGATAAAGATGGAAGCGATGGAACGATGAGTAAGTCGAGTTCGTTCAGCAGTGCTAAAAGTAGAGATATGACTGCATCATGTACGAGTCTGGCGGACGAAGGAACATCGGGGAATCAAGCCGGTCCTGTTCAGCCCGGCAGCGATAGTGCCGAAATAGACGACTATTTGCATGATTCAACGTTTCTAAACAAAAAGAGGCATGTATTTATTCTTAGTTCAGCAGGGAAGCCAATCTACTCGATGCATGGAAATGAAGACAAATTAGCGACATTGTTCGGAGTGATGCAAGCACTAGTCAGTTTTGTGCAGAGCAACAATGATTCAATTAAGTCGATCCATGCGATGGGTGTTAGGTTTGTATTTCTGGTGAAATCGCCTCTGATACTGGTGGCGATTTCAAGGACGACGCACAGCGTACAACAAATTCAGCTGCAGTTGAC TGATGTTTACAATCAAATATTATCTACACTGACCTTAAGTCACATGCAGAAAACATTCGAGAGGCGGAAGAACTTTGACCTGCGCCGATTGCTGGCCGGAAGTGAACGATTGATCGATCATTTGCTGGTCAATGACAAATGTGATCACCGACTAGTCTCCAACAATCCCTTCAGTTTCATGACGCATTCGGTGCGGATTTTACCGTTGCAATCGAACGTCCGGGAGACCATCATAGGAGCTATTCAAAACAATTGCGCCAAGATAAAGAATCTGGTGTTTGCAGTATTAATAGCTAACAACAAACTGATTGCGCTGGTTCGAATGAAGAAATACTTCATTCATCCGGCGGATTTGCGACTGATTTTCAATCTAATAGAATGCTCGGAAAGTTTCAAATCCGCTGAAAGCTGGACGCCTATTTGTTTGCCAAAATTTGACTCCAGTGGGTTTCTGCATGCGCATGTCTCCTATCTAGCGGAGGACTGCCAGGCCTGTCTGCTGCTTCTGTCCATCGAGAGAGAcgtgttctttgtgctgtcgGAAGCTAAGAGGAAAATCACCGAA AAACTGCGCCGCTCCAACTGCTTGGAGGCCATAAACGAGGCGATGAACAACAAGGGCATTAAACTGCAAAGTATCGGCATTCCAGAAATACGACATTTTATCTACAAAAGTAAATCCAACGCTCAGCTACTGTGCTCTGAGCTGACCGTTCCGTATTCTAGCATTGATCAGTTCAAACGTCTCGAAGGCATGTACTTCGAGCTCCACCATCGGATCCATAATTCCGAACGACCGGTGAGACTCATCTACCAGTTGCAGGAAAAGGAAATCCTTCTGGCTTGG GTCACCCAAGCGTACGAACTGTTTGCGGCCTTCGAACCGGTTGTCCACCGGAACGATGTGATCAATCTGGTGAACAAGCTTCTAAAGTGGATAAAAAAAGAGGAAAATAACTTGTTCATACTGTCGGCACCGACCTTCTAG
- the LOC131430254 gene encoding dolichyl-phosphate beta-glucosyltransferase — translation MLMTELVQLILLFGSGLIFILLIVVGIILKITTTPFPKIVRRKEEYFFLNSKTNEKEKFPSLEDQPTLELSVIVPAFDEEIRIPQMLDECLEYLESRQKSEKSFTYEVIVVSDGSRDKTVEVAQKYSAKYGSDKVRVLALVENRGKGGAVRMGMLSARGKYVLFADADGATKFDDYGKLEQSMEKLSDGDHNRNAITIGSRAHLEQEATAKRTLFRTVLMHGFHFLVWTFAVKKIRDTQCGFKLLTRSAARKVFAVMHVERWAFDVELLFIAQSYNIPIDEVAVNWTEIEGSKLTPFWSWLQMGRDLIFIWFRYAIGAWQLKKEHVN, via the exons ATGTTGATGACGGAACTTGTGCAACTGATTCTTCTGTTTGGATCTGGATTAATATTTATCCTGTTGATAGTA GTCGGAATAATTCTCAAAATCACCACAACACCGTTCCCCAAAATTGTTCGACGGAAGGAAGAATATTTTTTCCTCAATTCAAAGACCaatgaaaaagaaaagtttCCGTCGCTCGAAGATCAACCCACACTCGAACTTAGTGTCATTGTTCCTGCATTTGACGAGGAAATCCGAA TACCCCAAATGCTGGATGAATGTCTCGAATATCTAGAGAGTAgacaaaaatctgaaaaatcgtTTACCTATGAAGTGATCGTGGTCAGCGATGGGAGCAGGGACAAAACGGTTGAAGTCGCTCAAAAGTATTCCGCGAAGTATGGTTCCGACAAAGTCCGGGTACTGGCATTAGTCGAGAACCGAGGTAAAGGAGGAGCCGTACGAATGGGAATGCTAAGTGCCCGGGGAAAGTATGTGCTCTTTGCGGATGCGGATGGTGCGACCAAATTCGATGATTACGGGAAACTTGAGCAAAGTATGGaaaaactaagcgatggtgatcaCAATCGAAATGCGATCACGATCGGCTCGCGAGCCCATTTAGAACAGGAGGCAACGGCCAAGCGGACGTTGTTTCGCACTGTGCTGATGCACGGTTTTCACTTCTTGGTGTGGACATTTGCCGTGAAAAAGATTCGGGACACGCAGTGCGGATTCAAATTGCTGACCAGATCGGCAGCACGGAAGGTATTTGCCGTGATGCACGTGGAGCGATGGGCTTTCGACGTGGAGCTTTTATTTATTGCACAATCGTACAATATTCCGATCGATGAAGTCGCCGTCAACTGGACCGAAATTGAAGGATCAAAACTGACGCCCTTCTGGTCCTGGCTGCAGATGGGACGGGATCTAATTTTTATCTGGTTCCGATACGCCATCGGAGCTTGGCAGTTGAAAAAAGAACACGTTAATTAA